A part of Salvelinus alpinus chromosome 5, SLU_Salpinus.1, whole genome shotgun sequence genomic DNA contains:
- the LOC139576497 gene encoding inactive carboxypeptidase-like protein X2 yields the protein MGGHIAVVCLVLLALCCVLLPRAGESAGGIVSLGQAVEERGMEALYGEESQDEPAKEEELTETQSQTSKEKRATEEDALPARVRRAEEEEEGKGDKKKDKKDKKDKKDKKNKEPKVPKATKKPKADKKPKKGKQKEPRTEAPTTPPPTTTTLPPTTTTPPPTTTTEVYTEAEPDPYPDYPYPDNEDDYWKPDEEEPGGPVVDPEDDYWKGENPTATPPTPVVDGKVDKGDEDYWDARYEEPENLPFPDGTEVVPTEKDDWSYAVTEELVTPPPTYESPWYEEYDYGHSGGQTKKQGERETQRKEKEREDRERAQQRREKEERAKAKKRPHVFKEPKKCPPLGMESHRIESDQLLASSMSHYRYSQARARLNIQASDDEEDMHGGAWCPNPEDNIHWFEMDARKATEFTGIITQGRDSRNESDFVTSYYVQFSNDSREWKTIHDGYSDWLFFGNSDKDTPVLNQLAEPILARYIRVIPQSWNGSCCMRLEVLGCPLPDPTSAYQRLQNEVTPVQYLDFRHHNYSDMVMMMKSVSEECPNITSMYSLGRSSNGLDILAMVISGNPTEHEIGEPEFRYTAGLHGNEATGREMVLLLLQYLCKEYNDGNPRVRRLVEGIRIHLVPSLNPDGQEKALTVGSELSGWTTGHWTEDGHDIFQNFPDLNSVLWEAEDKGMVPKLTPNHHVKIPADQEGDDRIAVETRAIILWMESHPFVLGANFQGGERFVAYPYDNHRLTKPAGASTREGKRERAQSRKKRQYEEFEEPEEDDRNRGYQQPEEDQWNRGYQEPEEDQWNRGYQQPEEEQWNRGYQQPEEDQWNRGYQEPEEDQWNRGYQQPEEDQWNRGYQQPEEDQWNRGYQQREEDQYNRGYQQPEEEWRGHGYGHREEEEEDDRGRGGYAEPEDEPRATADASFFRWLAISYASTHLSMTYTSHGSCHGNDITGGVGIVNRAKWQPVKGSMNDFSYLHTNCLELSVFLGCDKFPHQSELVIEWEKNREAMLTFMEQVQRGIRGVVKDNEGNPIANATVSVEGVNHDVSTAVTGDYWRLLNPGEYRVTVRAEGYAPLTKLCVVGYEAGATTCSFNLAKSNWDRIKQIMALHGNKPIRLLSHGNGGTRRNTVSNGNRHVTPPDRVTAMGPEARRKKKQKLGLDRTRRLRQQRLMRSTTPVPPTTTPVPPTTTPVPPTTTPVPTTTEAEPTTAWYDSWFIGEEQTSAPESFTDSILDYKYEYKIDDY from the exons ATGGGAGGTCATATTGCagtggtgtgtttggttctgctGGCCCTATGCTGTGTGCTACTGCCCAGAGCAGGGGAGAGTGCAGGAGGCATTGTCTCTTTAGGCCAGgctgtagaggagagagggatggaggcccTATATGGAGAGGAGTCCCAGGATGAACCAGCTAAAGAAGAGGAACTCACAGAGACACAAAGCCAGACTAGCAAGGAAAAGAGAGCCACAGAGGAGGATGCCCTACCAG CCAGGGTCAGGAGAgccgaagaggaagaggagggcaaAGGGGATAAAAAGAAAGACAAGAAAGACAAGAAAGACAAGAAAGACAAGAAGAACAAGGAGCCCAAAGTGCCCAAGGCCACCAAGAAGCCTAAAGCAGACAAAAAGCCAAAGAAGGGCAAACAAAAGGAGCCACGAACAGAAGCACCTACAACTCCACCACCCacaactaccacactaccacccacaactaccacaccaccacctaCAACTACCACAGAGGTGTACACAGAAGCAG AGCCTGACCCATACCCAGACTACCCCTACCCAGACAACG AGGATGACTACTGGAAGCCAGATGAGGAGGAGCCCGGAGGCCCAGTGGTCGACCCAGAAGATGACTATTGGAAGGGAGAGAACCCAACGGCCACGCCCCCCACTCCTGTGGTGGATGGAAAGGTGGACAAGGGAGACGAGGACTACTGGGACGCCAGAT ACGAGGAGCCCGAGAATCTTCCTTTCCCTGATGGTACAGAGGTCGTCCCCACAGAGAAAGATGACTGGAGCTATGCTGTTACAG AGGAGCTTGTTACACCACCACCCACCTATGAAAGCCCATGGTACGAGGAGTATGACTACGGGCATAGTGGTGGACAGA CGAaaaaacagggggagagagagacccaaaggaaagaaaaggagagagaggatagag agagagctcagcagaggagggagaaggaagagCGGGCCAAAGCCAAGAAGAGACCACACGTATTCAAGGAGCCCAAAA AGTGTCCTCCCCTGGGTATGGAGTCTCATAGGATAGAATCAGACCAGCTGCTGGCCTCCTCCATGTCTCACTACCGCTACAGCCAAGCCAGGGCACGACTCAACATAcag gctTCGGATGATGAGGAGGACATGCATGGTGGGGCGTGGTGTCCTAACCCAGAGGACAATATTCACTGGTTTGAGATGGACGCTCGCAAAGCAACAGAGTTTACTGGGATCATAACACAGGGACGAGACTCACGTAACGA GAGTGACTTTGTGACATCGTACTACGTGCAATTCAGTAATGACAGCAGAGAATGGAAAACCATCCATGACGGTTACTCTGACTGG ttgttTTTTGGTAACTCTGATAAGGATACCCCTGTGCTGAATCAGTTAGCTGAGCCCATACTAGCGCGCTACATCAGAGTTATCCCTCAGAGCTGGAATGGTAGTTGCTGTATGAGGCTGGAGGTACTCGGCTGCCCACTGCCTG ACCCCACCAGTGCCTACCAGAGGCTGCAGAATGAGGTGACTCCAGTCCAGTACCTGGACTTCAGACATCACAACTACTCAGACATGGTCATG ATGATGAAGTCTGTGTCTGAGGAGTGTCCCAATATCACCAGTATGTACAGCCTGGGTCGCAGCTCCAACGGACTGGACATCCTGGCCATGGTGATATCAGGCAACCCCACAGAACACGAGATAG GTGAGCCGGAGTTCCGCTACACGGCCGGTCTCCATGGAAACGAGGCGACGGGGCGGGAGATGGTTCTTCTTCTGTTGCAGTACCTGTGTAAGGAGTACAATGATGGCAACCCCAGAGTGCGCCGCCTGGTGGAGGGAATACGTATCCACCTGGTGCCCTCACTCAACCCTGATGGGCAGGAGAAAGCCCTCACAGTG GGTTCCGAGCTGAGTGGTTGGACAACAGGCCACTGGACGGAGGACGGCCATGACATCTTCCAGAACTTCCCTGACCTGAACAGTGTTTTGTGGGAGGCCGAGGACAAGGGCATGGTGCCCAAACTGACCCCCAATCACCATGTCAAGATCCCTGCAGATCAAGAGGGGGATGACAGG ATTGCTGTGGAGACTCGAGCCATCATCTTGTGGATGGAGAGCCACCCATTCGTACTGGGGGCCAACTTCCAGGGGGGAGAGAGGTTCGTGGCGTACCCCTACGACAATCACCGCCTAACCAAGCCCGCCGGCGCCAGCAccagagagggcaagagagagagggcacaGAGCCGCAAGAAGAGACA GTACGAGGAGTTTGAGGAGCCGGAGGAAGATGATAGAAACAGGGGATACCAGCAGCCAGAAGAAGACCAGTGGAACAGGGGATACCAGGAGCCAGAAGAAGACCAGTGGAACAGGGGATACCAGCAGCCGGAAGAAGAACAGTGGAACAGGGGATACCAGCAGCCAGAAGAAGACCAGTGGAACAGGGGATACCAGGAGCCAGAAGAAGACCAGTGGAACAGGGGATACCAGCAGCCGGAAGAAGACCAGTGGAACAGGGGATACCAGCAGCCAGAAGAAGACCAGTGGAACAGGGGATACCAGCAGCGAGAAGAAGACCAGTATAACAGGGGATACCAGCAGccggaggaggagtggaggggacaTGGCTATGGAcacagggaagaggaagaggaggatgacagagggagaggggggtacgCAGAGCCTGAGGATGAACCCAGGGCCACAGCAGACGCCTCCTTTTTCAG GTGGTTGGCCATCTCTTATGCCTCTACTCACCTGTCGATGACATACACTTCCCACGGCTCCTGTCACGGCAATGACATCACTGGAGGCGTTGGAATCGTCAATCGCGCCAAGTGGCAGCCCGTCAAAGGAA gTATGAATGACTTCAGCTACCTGCACACTAACTGTCTGGAGCTGTCAGTGTTCCTGGGCTGTGATAAGTTCCCCCATCAGAGTGAGCTGGTCATTGAGTGGGAGAAGAACAGAGAGGCCATGCTCACCTTCATggagcag GTGCAGCGTGGGATCAGGGGCGTGGTAAAAGACAATGAGGGGAACCCCATCGCTAATGCTACAGTATCTGTAGAGGGGGTCAACCATGATGTCTCTACAG CTGTAACAGGGGACTACTGGCGCTTGTTGAACCCAGGTGAGTACCGTGTGACGGTGCGGGCAGAAGGCTACGCCCCCCTGACCAAGCTGTGTGTGGTGGGCTACGAGGCAGGGGCAACTACCTGCAGCTTTAACCTGGCCAAGTCCAACTGGGACCGTATCAAACAA ATCATGGCCCTGCACGGCAACAAGCCCATACGCCTGCTCAGCCACGGCAACGGCGGAACAAGACGGAACACGGTCTCCAATGGTAACAGGCATGTGACGCCTCCCGACAGAGTTACCGCCATGGGTCCTGAGGCGCGTCGCAAGAAAAAGCAAAAGCTAGGGCTCGACCGCACCCGTCGTCTACGGCAACAGAGACTGATGAGATCGACCACGCCGGTTCCCCCGACGACCACGCCGGTTCCCCCGACGACCACGCCCGTTCCCCCGACGACCACGCCGGTTCCCACGACAACAGAGGCGGAGCCCACTACTGCTTGGTACGACTCGTGGTTCATAGGAGAGGAGCAAACGTCGGCACCGGAAAGTTTCACGGACTCCATCTTGGATTACAAATACGAGTACAAGATCGACGATTACTAA